The Pyrus communis chromosome 2, drPyrComm1.1, whole genome shotgun sequence genome includes a window with the following:
- the LOC137725797 gene encoding QWRF motif-containing protein 2-like — MMVAAISEAAPTDPPSNPKTSSGHRSRPHLQNPSRPPLLPSEKDNGFVQRRPRGRQVSSKYMSPSPSSSTSTSTSTVSSSASSRRCPSPLLSRSINLASNSTPVPAQKRAQSADRRRPITPRTSAGLPEARVSNAGSEVSAATRLLVTSTRSLSVSFQGEAFSLPISKTKTPASPSGTAARKATPERRRSTPVRGDQAENSKPSDQHRWPARTRQLSLGGTNNLSRSMDCSSDNRKLSGIGSGIVGRTLQQSMIDESRRASFDGRLCLDLGNAELLKDARQNPDANSAHESSVPSDLTASDTDSVSSGSTSGVQDAGGAEKGRTLPRGIAVSARFWQETNSRLRRLQDPGSPLSTSPVSRAGAKFVQSQSKRLNGDVPLSSSPRTMASPTRGPTRPASPGKLWTSSSMSPSRGYSPSRRSSVESTLHRSYSGPAPSILSFSVDTRRGKMGEDRIVDAHMLRLLYNRYLQWRFVNARSDATFMVQRRNAEKNMWNAWVTTSELRHSVTLKKIKLLLLRQKLKLTSILRGQISCLEEWGLLEKDHSSSLLGATEALQASTLRLPVVGKAMVDFQKLKEAVGSAADVMQTMVSSICYLSSKVEEMNSLLCELMKVTATERVVLEQCKDFLSTLSAMQVKDCSLRTHIIQLQRVPTIRSLTTRV; from the exons ATGATGGTGGCTGCCATTTCCGAAGCAGCTCCGACCGACCCGCCGTCTAACCCGAAAACCTCATCGGGCCACCGCTCACGGCCCCATCTCCAAAACCCATCAAGGCCTCCTCTCTTACCTTCCGAGAAAGACAATGGCTTCGTTCAGAGGCGACCCAGAGGCCGCCAAGTCTCGTCGAAATACATGTCTCCTTCGCCTTCTTCTTCGACCTCGACCTCGACTTCTACGGTCTCGTCCTCTGCGTCTTCCAGAAGATGCCCATCTCCGTTGCTCTCAAGGTCCATAAACTTGGCTTCGAACTCGACCCCTGTTCCGGCTCAGAAACGGGCTCAATCGGCGGACCGGCGGCGACCCATTACTCCTCGGACCTCCGCCGGCCTCCCCGAGGCTCGGGTGAGCAATGCCGGTTCCGAAGTCTCTGCTGCAACTCGGCTTTTGGTCACTTCCACTCGGAGCTTGTCGGTTTCGTTCCAAGGTGAGGCCTTTTCGCTTCCGATTAGCAAGACTAAGACTCCAGCCTCGCCTAGTGGGACTGCCGCGAGGAAGGCCACGCCTGAGAGACGCCGGTCGACCCCTGTGAGAGGAGATCAAGCTGAGAATTCTAAGCCATCTGATCAGCACCGGTGGCCGGCCAGGACTAGACAATTGAGCTTGGGTGGGACTAATAACTTGTCCAGGAGCATGGACTGCAGTTCGGACAACAGGAAGCTCAGTGGGATTGGATCTGGGATTGTGGGTCGAACACTGCAGCAATCCATGATTGATGAGAGCAGAAGAGCGTCTTTCGATGGTAGATTGTGCTTGGATTTGGGGAATGCTGAGCTTCTGAAGGATGCTAGGCAAAACCCAGATGCTAATTCTGCCCATGAATCCTCTGTGCCGTCTGATCTCACTGCTTCTGATACAGACAGTGTTTCTTCTGGTAGCACTTCAGGTGTGCAGGATGCTGGTGGTGCCGAAAAGGGTCGAACCTTACCCCGTGGCATTGCAGTGTCAGCAAGGTTTTGGCAGGAGACTAATAGCCGGTTGAGGCGGTTGCAGGATCCTGGTTCGCCTTTATCAACAAGCCCTGTGTCTAGAGCAGGGGCAAAATTCGTTCAATCTCAATCGAAAAGGCTTAATGGTGATGTCCCATTATCATCGTCTCCCCGGACAATGGCTTCCCCCACTAGGGGACCAACTAGGCCTGCTTCGCCGGGTAAGCTTTGGACTTCTTCATCAATGTCACCATCAAGGGGTTATAGTCCTTCTCGGAGAAGTAGTGTTGAAAGTACCTTGCATAGGAGTTATTCTGGTCCTGCACCTTCAATCCTCAGTTTTTCTGTTGACACTCGGAGAGGGAAGATGGGGGAAGATAGGATTGTCGATGCACACATGCTCAGGCTTCTGTATAACCGTTATCTGCAATGGCGGTTTGTAAATGCAAGATCAGATGCTACCTTCATGGTGCAGAGACGAAATGCCGAG AAAAACATGTGGAATGCATGGGTAACAACTTCAGAGCTCCGACATTCTGTCACACTCAAAAAGATCAAGTTACTCTTGTTGAGGCAAAAATTGAAGTTAACTTCTATCCTCAGAGGACAA ATTAGTTGTTTGGAAGAATGGGGTCTTCTGGAAAAAGATCACTCTAGTTCTTTGCTAGGAGCAACTGAAGCTTTGCAGGCCAGTACTCTCCGTCTTCCAGTTGTGGGAAAAGCAATG GTTGACTTTCAAAAGCTGAAAGAAGCTGTGGGTTCGGCAGCTGATGTGATGCAGACAATGGTATCCTCGATATGCTATCTTTCATCAAAG GTGGAGGAAATGAATTCCTTGTTGTGTGAACTTATGAAGGTTACTGCAACAGAACGGGTTGTGCTTGAACAATGCAAAGATTTTTTGTCCACATTATCCGCCATGCAG GTCAAGGATTGTAGCTTGAGAACGCATATAATACAATTGCAACGTGTACCAACTATCCGAAGCCTGACAACACGTGTGTAG